The window TTGGATAGTCGTTTTGATCAAGATCTTCAGAATCTTCATTGCGCGGTCGGCTTTTGAAGGATTTATCAGTTTTCTTGTATATCCTGCATAGAACAAAATCATCCAACTACAAAGACAGAAACAACAGCATATATTTtagtaaaagaagaaaaagttcgtgaaataaaattttattagttctAAGAAAAAGTTATACCCTCATGTCCATTGTATTTGATCTCTTTCTTGGAGGTTCCTTCACTCTATATTCGTGCATTATCCAGTTGGTTTTTACCCCTTTCGGGGGTTTTCCTTCATAAAAAACCAATGCCTTCCTGAATCCCACCAGGGAACCGTCGTGGTTGACAGGTTTGTCTGCTCCAGTAGCCTTCCAATATCCAGTTCCAGCAGCTCGATTTGGTCGTTCCCCATTTCGATATTTTCGGTTTCTTGGGGTGAAAAAGTACCACTCCTTTTCACCTATTGGTGGGTATCTCTCTGAAGAGATTACAGTAAATACCAAGACATAAAATTTAAGTCTATTGAATGCATGATAAGTTTAACAAGTTTATAAGGTAATTATATGTAAACCAAGAACATAAAGCAATGGCAAACAATGCCATCAGTCACGAGTTAAGCATGAAAAGATTGGCATGACACAACTTGTGTCTAAGAATTGGTAGATTTGGATAGGGAGATTTGAAAACTTATTGTTATTTATTCATTCCATAGATAATGTAACAGCACAGATAGTGTAACAGGTGTCCCAAGAATAGGTAGATTCAAACTTGGattgtaatttattttgaaaatattcATTCAAATAGATAGTATAACAGAGGATAAAGATGATTTTTTGACGCAAAAATGGTTTCCATAGGGCATGGAGTGGACAAATTTCATGTTGCGGAGTAATTAAGTAATTAACAGAAAATGTAACACAAAAGAAAGTTACATTACTtttttttcattgcagaaaatgCTTTTCAGAACAGTCATTTTAAGTTTGGTTTATCgtacaaaattttattattatgtcAATTGACATATTTTTAATAAATCCAGCATCTAACAATGTATACACGACACGACAAGTTAAACAAAAAACTGCATTAACGAATTGACACATTTTCAGTAAATCCAGCATCTATCAATGTATACACGACAAGACCACATGATAAACAAAAACAACAGAACCAAAAGCAGAActcaaaaccaaaagagaagCAGAGAAAACAGTAAAGTCACCAAATACCAAAATCAATATCATCATATAAAacgaattaaaataaataacgCATGAAACTGAATAACAAAACCAGAACTTGAAACCGCAATAGTCTCTTATGTTATGTATAATTTCTTCTCCTCTATATACAAAGTAAACGTTCAATTAATGCCAtattacttacaaaaaaaaaaaaaaaaaaactaaaaagccaTATTGGCTAGGCAGTTAATAATCCAGAATTTCAACAACAGGATTACAACAGAACCATGCAATCATAAAAGCAGAAAGCTAACAAAGAACTTTGAATAAAGCAGCTTAAAAGATATCGtcccatgcaaaataataaataaaagaaaaataaaaaaaccaaGACCTGTAAACCTAAACGAACTAACCTGAAATCTTATCTGGACTGTGCTGATAGAGATTGACATGTCTAATCTGGTTACGAGGCAATTCGTCCTTAGCAATCTTTTTCCTCAGGTAAAAAACAATGAGTTCACCGTCCTTGGGACAAAATCTATACCCCGGCGGAAACGACTCAAAAAAAGCATGATCAATAAACTCCTCTTCttcatcaaaaaattcattcaCACCATCATTATTAGAAGAAGCATTGCTGCTTGATGCAGCCATGAGTAATGGTTCTTCTTGTTGTAGTTCAGTGCTTGATGTAGGCAAGAGTGATGGTTTTTCTTGTTGTAGTTCATTAAAAGGAGGAGGAAGACTTTGAATAGTATTTGGAGATGTACCAAAAACCTCACGTATCGGCTGATTCTGCTGGTCCATCTCCATGGTGTTGAAACAAACTCCTCTTGGTAGAAGACAATTTTGACTTGGAAGGGTTTTGATAAGAATTTTACTTGGAAACAAAATAGGTTTCTTTTGATGAAAGACGGGATATTAATAGAGAGAAAGACTAGGAAAATGGGATGTATGCAGAATTGCAAATATCAAACCTGAAGTCTATCTACTACTGGTTCATAGAGTTAACAACCAAATCTAGATATTTTAGATTACGTCTATCAGAAATATATGCTGTTATTTTTAAGCCTATCGGGATATGCTGTTATTTCTAAACCTATCGGGATTTGAAACCTAATATTTCGTTTTGTACTCATTAAACAGGATATTTGTATTTTATAGCATTTGTCGTTCTTATATTTTGACATTGTTTCTATAATTTATATCTACTATATtccattaaaataaaatattgattTTGGTTGGTGGTCAAAACCTACATATGTATTTCAAATAAGTTGGATCAAATATTCTTTGTTGAACTTTGTCCATTGTGCTTAGCTATCCTCTTGAAcagtagaaaattaaaaaaaaaattcttctaGTCTAGTCATCCACGCTCTTGATCagctgaaaattttaaaaaaaaaatttcttctcATGCGTAGTCATCCACGCTATACTTGGAATCTACGTGAAATCATATGTGCTAACTGAGAATAATTGTTATTCATTGTGCAATTATTTGTTCTTTTTCATAAAAATACAATGATATTCGGTGATTGCAATATTTCCTATGGTAGAATCACTCTTTTCCAACCTTGTTACACCATAACATAATATTAATAACATACCATTAATCATAGTATTAATCAATTATAGTAATAATTTCGCAAcattgaaaatgacaatataaaAAGTAATACACACCTAACAACCATATTAAAATTGTTTAGAAAATATGAAACAACTAGTTTTGTACCCATTCGTTGAATGGGAATtgtctaaaaataataaattatttagtgtagttcataaaaatattttcataAAATATAAACTTattgtataatctattataacctttcttaaatacattgttattcaaaaatagtcttataatgtaaatttaaacatctaattcagtgaTTAATAATtcgaaatgcaaaaaaaaaaaaaatcgacaaTATGATGACAttcaaaaacttaaaaataggGAAGATAAAATCTTGGCTGATCTTATGTAAACAAAAGAGTGGCCGACCCGTTAccaaaacatcaattttggtaCTTAATATAAATGGCTTAAAGGTTaatgtgaaaaaaaagaagccgAATGAAATATTAATAAAAGATAAGAATTCAGAATCAATCAAGTCACAGGAACATAGCAACCTTCTAAATCTGTTCATGGCTAATAGAAACCAAAACGAAAACGTAAGATGTATTTTGCTATTAagtcaaaaacataaaaaatttaaatagtCTGATGTATATTGCATGACGTGAACTGCTGTATGAcaatgaacttgatgccttgccATTTATGTAATCAATGACACCTTCTTGTTCATTAGAAGCTTTCTATCAAAgtctaaaaaaaaatattgaaaactgcacaaaatttttttaaccccaaaaacccagaaaataaaaaaatttaatacgTCGTTGAagacaattaataaattatcAAAGGCAATTAAAAAATCGTGTGAAAACACATAGTTTAAAAGGCCACTTGTAAATCACTAACCAAAAAAACAATATGTGTTCTACTTGAATTGAAGAGTGAATCCATAAATTGAAATAacaaattaattacaaaaaccTTCCTAGAAATAAAAACCAAACTGTAACTTTTGAAGACttagaaaattcaaattcaatgacCCAACTACGAAAAAGGTGTAGGAAATTACAGATCATATACAGCGAGCATAAATAAAGTCCAAATGCGGTCCTTGCATTGAAGGGAATAAAAACGAAGTTCCAAATACGGTGGttgcattgaaaaaaaaaaattccaaaaacatTGTGGAAAAGTGCAAACATCTGCACTGCTTGATAAAGTGATAAGTAATAGATCGATAACTATATATATGATTAAAAATGTAGAGTATCTTCGATAGCAATAATCTGATAAAGATAATCTAATATTTGAATTGATATTTCGAACTTTTGAATTGAAGATGAGAGAGAGTTAAAAacataattcaaaattatttatactaatCCCCTGGAAATTTAGGCTTGACAATTAGAGTTAAGGGAAGGTGAGAGAATGGAAGAGATAATTATGGAAGGATTATCTAGAATTGTAAGGtcaagagaaaaaagagggaTAGAATAACTTAAGTTATTAGGGGTTAACTCATAGAGCGCGTTGCACCTACTTGTTATGTCGATAAGCCACGTAGGAAAGAGATAAATTAAAAGGATAAGGATGAGAATAaaactttattatatatatatatatatatatatatatatatatatatatgatttattaAGAATCCGATTAGGAAACTACCTGCCATCTCGTTAAGTCacgtaagaaaaagaaaacatgaaCGAATAAGAATGAGAATATCACtttattatatacatatatataatatgagACAATGATTCAACTTCCTTTGGGCAGCGATGGACTTTCCATGCGATGGTATGTGCGAGTATTGTCCAATCTGAATAAATTGAAAGCCAAATTTTTGTTAGAAATGACAAAAAATAAGGGAATTTTGGATATGAAATGCCGAATTCAGATTGACCGCACCATGCCAATGCTCTATACATATAAGTAcgaatttataaaaaaaataattattctcCCAGGAGAGTTTCCCTTAAACTTTACAGTCTAGTCCCTCGTATACCATACCATTCCAATGCTCTATATGAATGGTACTCTATGCCACTACTAGCCATGTGAGAGCTCTTGCAAAATatcaattatcaaatcaaactAATAGCGTCGACTAGAAAGAAGGGTCAACAGTGTCCATGTGTTTTAAGATAAAGATGTacggaaaacaagaaaatcatATGCAGGTTTCTGAATCATAATCTAGCCTTCTCAATTTCATGTCTAACCCAAGCTTCTCAATTTCATGTCTAACCCAAAGTTCCAAATATCAGATAATCCAAACATAgaaataaaatactaaatagCTTCAATTTGTTAAATCCAAACTATTTTGTTGGGGGTAGTTAAGTTTTTCCCAGTCCATTTGGTCGAATTGGTTGGTTTCTTGCAGGCATTTTCTATGGATTGAAATATATTGAGAAAAGTAGGGGAAAAAATTTGTCCGTCACCATTAGCATGTGAcagcaaaaaaggaaaaaataaatggTGATGATCTTAGATAATAATGTCTGAAATTTCTGGGTTTAAATTCTAAATGTGAACAATGAAACGATGAAACAAAGATGAGTCATTCAACatctagtaaaaaaaaaaaaaaaaagtggtatCAAGGTAAAGCATATTTAAAAGATACTAACCAAAAACTCGAAGAACCAAACCTGAAATTTGATCGGGACTGTGCTGGTAGAACTTAAAGTGTCTTTTTGGGTTAGGAGGCAATGATTCCTAGGATATGTTCTTTGGAGTAGTTAGTGTTTAATAGGTTAAGAATTACTCgaaaaattaaagtaatttCAGATATTAATCTTACAGACTAATGTTCATCTAGTAGAAAACCACCAAGCTTTGTAGATGTCTATGAAATCCGTCTTATTGTGAATATTTATCGATTTTACAGATGGACTACCTCTTGAAGGCTCCTAGataattcaaataataaaaagatAAACAACATGTGAAGGTTCCTAGATCGTTGTGAAATATTTAGTCATCAAATTATGTAAAAGTTTCGGTTAAGTTCACTAACCTAGTTAACAAATTAATTTGGTCCGATGATTTGATCAGAAAATTCATATTTCTATTTTAGtaacaaatcatttattctgGTTCGCAGATATGTTAGCAACTAGTTCTACCCATGCATTTTACACGTTATCACTTTTTATTGGAcagaaaataaaattattacaagtcacaaattttaaataatggAAATAATGATGTATTTTACTCTGAGCAACACATctcacttttttccttttcacacAACATATCTCACTTGTAAAAGATAATTAACtgtgaacctttttttttttttgctaatttcGTTTAGAAATAGAGTTTTAAATCAGTGAGACTATAATATGGGGTTTTGCATTTAAACTCTACAAGTCTGAGTTTGGATGGGTAGATTTGGAtgtatttgatttcaaattcaCAATCCAATTCCACTCCACTGTTTAGATAACATTTGGATGGGTTAATTTCATTTTGTCCCCTCAAATTATGCATAAAATTTCACTTCAGTCCCTGAACTTCAAAATAGAACATTTAAGTTCCTAAACTACAAATTATGTTTCAGTTAAGTAAAACCGGTGACAGAATAAAAAAACTTAACGGCGTATTAGGAATGTGGAGAACACGCTCCTATAGCATGATTGTGTAAGTgttacaaaccaaaaaaaaaaaaaaaagggacataAAAGTGATTtcatcttttgtacttgattttcACACGAAAACTACAAACTACAAAGCAGACTTAAATTTATTACGACGGCATTTGACTGTAACAATTACTACAGCTTTCAAGAGGTAAAATTGATTTGATtggcaaacaaaaatttctacTAATGGGTGGAGTGTGTGGAGGGTTTGCGAGCAGGTGGTTTTCTTAAAGGGATGGAATTTATTGATTGATCATTGATAGGCATAGGCACAGCAGAAGTATGCGATGCGATGAGATGAGATGAATTTGGTAGTCTGTCAGCATTCAGTTACCGTCGGAAGAGTGGGAATTTTGTGGGGGTGCGACTGCGACAACGACGCCAGGATTCACCAATTGGTGGCCCTGAGCCATTACCAAGGACTTGTAGATCTCGACGATCATCTT is drawn from Coffea arabica cultivar ET-39 chromosome 1c, Coffea Arabica ET-39 HiFi, whole genome shotgun sequence and contains these coding sequences:
- the LOC113739196 gene encoding uncharacterized protein; protein product: MEMDQQNQPIREVFGTSPNTIQSLPPPFNELQQEKPSLLPTSSTELQQEEPLLMAASSSNASSNNDGVNEFFDEEEEFIDHAFFESFPPGYRFCPKDGELIVFYLRKKIAKDELPRNQIRHVNLYQHSPDKISERYPPIGEKEWYFFTPRNRKYRNGERPNRAAGTGYWKATGADKPVNHDGSLVGFRKALVFYEGKPPKGVKTNWIMHEYRVKEPPRKRSNTMDMRLDDFVLCRIYKKTDKSFKSRPRNEDSEDLDQNDYPTPQGNERLDQNNAYPLDMDMGNKNDLGGLDRELNAFEASSGLVQSEYHIGLHEIFNVMGTSLLADSVKCFNNNFQIPFNCGAKPVNYKGFVYPMENALMPKYLREAPDVKPRKAMWNITKDYETFNLSPEIDFGTTIDFPDLDNLMNNRPSNSCFENSNNPFDSPPMPRRS